One Oscillospiraceae bacterium genomic window, ATTATTTTTGACTTTTGTAGTCAAAGGCTTGCCTATATCGTGAAGAAGAGCCGCCCACATTAATATTGAAATATCGCTGCTTTTTGATTTCAATTTTGCGGCTTCATCCACGACAAGCACTGTGTGATTCCATACATTCCCTTCGGGATGATGCTTTCGAGACTGTTCGGTACTTTTCAGCTTGTACAGCATATCAAAAGGATATTGCTGAAATAAAGGGTTACTATATATCCTGTTTAAATAATCAGACGGCTTATTGTCTTGCAAAAGATGGATATTTATATCAGTATACAGCTCGAACAAGTTCATTTTTTGATTTCTGCATTTTTGTTATCCGGGGTATTGACTTTTCTTGCGCTTTCGGCGTTCGGATCATGCTTTATATTCTTGGAATGGAATTTCCCATCGCTTTTTTTATTGTTTTTTGTGCTCTTTTGCTTATTATCTGAACCCATAATAATCCTTATCTTTTGGTATTAGGGCCTAATGATTCCTTTTTTATATTATGGGAATCACTTTGCTTATTATCCTTCTTGATAATTTTATTTAATTTTTCAGACTTCTTGTTTTGTTTGTTTTGTTCGTTTTGATTTTCTGACATAAAATTTATATTAATTTACTGATGGTAAATTGCTTAAATTGTTGTTATCGTCTCCGTCCGGAAGAGCCTTCAGATATTCGTTTCCGTTTCTCGAAGCGACTCCTACACCGGTGATACCACCTTGTTTTGCGAGCTTTATGCCGTCGGTTTTATTTACAATTGTGCCATCGGATAATTTATATCCTGTGACACGTCCGCTGTCCTTTACCAATGCGACAATCTGTTTTGCGTCCTTATTTGGTTCGGGAATGTCGTCAAAAGTCCTTAACGGTAAATTTGACGCATCATTTTTTATTTCATTTTCATTTTTATTTTTATTCATTAAATGTAATCCTCCGATTAATTAAAATCAATGTTATAATACAATCTGATAGTATTATTCCAAAGAAAGTTATATATATTCCAGCTTATATATTAAAAGCATCAAATTTTTTTGTTTTTATTAAACCGTTTTATCTGGATATAAATAATACTCAACCCGCCGGTTTTGCTACGTTTATTAAAAATTGATTCACGATAATTAATGTATGTTCATAATATATGTTGACAAGCATGAACAATGATGATATAATGTTAACAAAGATGAATTTGTAATGACACGGATTTATCATTAATTTATTGGAGGATATTTTATGTTTATTGAGGAAAGACATACTGCAATATTAAAGACCATTTCTGAAAAGGGAAGAATATCAATTTCGGAAATATCTGAGCAATTCGATGTATCGGTTGATTCCGCAAGGCGGGATCTGCGTATTCTTGAAGAAAAGGGATTATTGAAAAGAACACACGGAGGCGCAATATCAATTCAACAGATTGGTGTTTGTCCTCCGAGAGTAAGAGATATGAAAAATATGGTGATTTATGATAATTATGCTGCTATTGCAAAAAGAGCGGCTGAATTTATCAGAGAAAACGATATTATATATCTCACCAGCGGTTCTGTCGGATTTATTATGCTGAAATACCTGCCTAAAGACGTTAATTACACTATTGTTGTAAATTCGGTCACATTAGCAGATGAACTCAAATATTGGGACAATGTAACGGTATATATTACCGGGGGAAAAATGAGAATGCACGGAACAACGTCGCTTGTTGACAGCTTGGCGACGGCTTTTGTGAAGAATATGCATTTTGATAAATGCTTTATGACCGGTGCCGGTTACAGCGCAAGCTTCGGATTTTCAAATGGTACAGATGAAACTGCGACTTTTCAAAGAGCCGTTATTGAAAATTCCAGACAGAAATTTTTATTGATGCCGAATCAAAAAGTTTCATTCAACGCTTTTATTAAAGTTTGTGATGCGGATAAATTTAACGTTTTAATCACAGATTGGGATACAGTTGAAGATGAGCTTATTAAAATTAAAGAATCGGGCGTTCAAGTGATAGTAGTAGAGAAATCATAAAAATACAGGAGAAGAGGAAAACAGAATTCTTTTTACGTTATTAACTCGGTAAATAAATACCGTTAAAGAAAGAAAAGACTATGGAATATGGGCTTTTCTTTCTTATAAACAATGATTATTTAATTGCCGTTTTAATATTCCACGGTGCGTTGAGTTATACTCACGAATTGGATTATAGATTATTGCTTATAAAAAAGCTATTATATAGCTACGGTACCGCAACAAGTCAATTCAGAGAGGTGAAATTTATGTCACTCGGACATATGTCATTCGGACAAATGATTAAACTATGCAGAAAAGAAAAAGGGTTTACGCAAAGTGAATTAGCAGAGCTGATCGGTGTATCCATGCAGGCAGTTTCCAAATGGGAAACAGATACCGGAATGCCAGATATCTCGCAGATTGTTCCTCTTGCCAAAGTACTGGAAGTATCTTCTGATAAGCTGCTTGGACTTAGCGAGCATGAAGCAAGTGAAGAATTAGCAAATCTCCGTAAACAAATCGGACATCACACAATATCCTTCGGGTGTAATGAAGCTCAGCGAATTTATGATCTCGCCGTGCCCTATTTTTCCACACACCCAACTAATTCTGAGGTTGCTTTTTGGTGTGTCGAAAGCTTAGCAGAGCTGATTGCGTTTGATAATGAAAAAGCAAAGCAGCCACAGATTCTCATGGAATGTGAGAGATACGCAAACTGTATCTTCCGATATGAAGCAGATGCAGATCAAAT contains:
- a CDS encoding CPC_1213 family protein, encoding MGSDNKQKSTKNNKKSDGKFHSKNIKHDPNAESARKVNTPDNKNAEIKK
- a CDS encoding DUF3892 domain-containing protein; the encoded protein is MNKNKNENEIKNDASNLPLRTFDDIPEPNKDAKQIVALVKDSGRVTGYKLSDGTIVNKTDGIKLAKQGGITGVGVASRNGNEYLKALPDGDDNNNLSNLPSVN
- a CDS encoding DeoR/GlpR family DNA-binding transcription regulator, which encodes MFIEERHTAILKTISEKGRISISEISEQFDVSVDSARRDLRILEEKGLLKRTHGGAISIQQIGVCPPRVRDMKNMVIYDNYAAIAKRAAEFIRENDIIYLTSGSVGFIMLKYLPKDVNYTIVVNSVTLADELKYWDNVTVYITGGKMRMHGTTSLVDSLATAFVKNMHFDKCFMTGAGYSASFGFSNGTDETATFQRAVIENSRQKFLLMPNQKVSFNAFIKVCDADKFNVLITDWDTVEDELIKIKESGVQVIVVEKS